From one Dysidea avara chromosome 9, odDysAvar1.4, whole genome shotgun sequence genomic stretch:
- the LOC136267211 gene encoding nose resistant to fluoxetine protein 6-like isoform X1, which yields MMIKTLYLLLIVSNVIAALSQHQSFPSTIDVSESCEAAIRRLSTLEVTEPTLMAQYWDSWGKPNHGMMYGHTVFLGYYDECIDLKNTAVGETKYCIYAMEMNSTTLLDSKDDICHSEDCPKPLNFNASTSIEIGVCYPSACSPNEFATVLSRMDISSTTSVTVDPFNNVLDTHITKLTSTSDVPSFCPQTDPEYDGGTVAVIVVLAVLVGLVVIGTSLDFFSWLLSIYETQGGDAKNIKKDKDGEKSADLPSLKNFITAFSLCSTVPTLLNTKQSPSVVKAVNAIKVLALLCEIVFHAYMLIKISPRVSQNIPHYISKFHTKIVSQPFMNITFAVDTFFLLSGTLSSYLTFKDMEKHKRFRFWYFYVNRYFRLAPMLYLATFVSYKLFVHFSQGALWSFPEVGCSLTWWLNVFFINNYAPAFAICVGPSWHVSADMQLFVISPIFILALYHGGFAGVIVLALGIVGSTATIGVVAGRNGFMGAMYANPVIPKMFEQAQYLHSQIFYRINPYLVGILLGYILYKKYSIAKLKIANSTKCFIYILLWLVAIFLCSNTLFGTIGECNGTRPFTDLENIIFLMFGGLAWSIGVAIIIYNCNTGYGGMTNAILSWPGWDPLVRLSYGVVLFHMLVMFYIMGTMQTNFIFTNTVFAMLCVNFAVGAFSVSAVFVLIAEIPISKVVSLCFKLTGTEIRSK from the coding sequence ATGATGATAAAGACGTTATATCTACTACTGATTGTAAGCAATGTTATTGCTGCTTTATCACAACACCAAtcttttccatctacaattgaTGTTAGTGAGAGCTGTGAAGCAGCAATTCGCAGACTTTCAACATTGGAAGTCACAGAACCAACCTTGATGGCTCAATACTGGGACTCCTGGGGAAAACCAAATCACGGTATGATGTATGGTCATACTGTCTTCCTTGGCTACTATGATGAGTGTATTGATTTGAAGAACACAGCAGTGGGTGAAACAAAGTACTGCATTTATGCAATGGAAATGAACTCTACTACCTTGCTTGATTCCAAAGATGACATTTGCCATTCTGAGGACTGTCCCAAGCCATTGAATTTCAATGCATCAACCAGTATTGAGATTGGAGTATGTTATCCTTCAGCATGTTCTCCAAATGAATTTGCAACTGTGTTATCAAGGATGGATATCTCCAGTACCACATCAGTGACTGTTGATCCATTCAATAATGTTTTGGACACTCACATAACAAAACTTACCAGTACCAGTGATGTACCATCATTCTGTCCCCAAACTGATCCAGAGTATGATGGAGGCACAGTAGCAGTCATTGTAGTGCTTGCAGTCTTGGTAGGTTTAGTAGTAATTGGGACTAGTTTAGACTTCTTTTCATGGTTGCTTTCCATTTATGAAACTCAAGGTGGTGATGCAAAAAATATTAAGAAGGATAAAGATGGAGAAAAGTCTGCTGATCTTCCGAGTTTGAAGAACTTCATTACAGCTTTTTCCTTATGTAGCACTGTTCCTACCCTGTTGAACACAAAGCAATCACCTTCAGTAGTAAAAGCTGTCAATGCTATTAAAGTCTTAGCTCTTTTGTGCGAAATTGTGTTCCATGCTTATATGCTAATTAAAATTTCCCCGCGTGTTAGCCAGAATATTCCACACTATATCAGTAAATTTCATACCAAAATAGTTAGTCAACCATTCATGAACATAACCTTTGCTGTTGATACATTTTTTCTTTTAAGTGGTACACTGTCTTCCTATCTAACATTTAAGGACATGGAGAAGCACAAAAGGTTTAGATTTTGGTACTTTTATGTCAACCGATATTTCCGCCTAGCTCCAATGTTGTACTTAGCAACATTCGTTTCCTACAAATTGTTTGTACATTTCTCACAAGGTGCTTTATGGAGTTTCCCAGAAGTTGGCTGTTCATTAACCTGGTGGCTTAATGTATTTTTCATTAATAATTATGCCCCTGCCTTTGCCATATGTGTTGGACCAAGCTGGCATGTTAGTGCTGATATGCAGCTATTTGTGATTTCTCCAATATTCATATTGGCATTATACCATGGAGGATTTGCTGGAGTGATTGTATTGGCTTTGGGCATAGTTGGATCAACTGCTACCATTGGAGTTGTTGCTGGTAGGAATGGCTTTATGGGTGCCATGTATGCCAATCCAGTAATACCGAAAATGTTTGAACAGGCACAATATTTACACTCTCAGATTTTTTATAGAATTAATCCTTATCTGGTTGGTATTCTCTTGGGATACATTCTTTACAAGAAGTATAGCATAGCTAAATTAAAAATCGCCAATTCAACAAAatgttttatatacattttattGTGGCTTGTAGCAATATTCCTTTGTAGTAATACGCTATTTGGAACAATAGGAGAATGCAATGGCACTCGTCCTTTCACTGATTTGGAAAATATCATTTTCCTGATGTTTGGAGGATTGGCTTGGAGTATTGGTGTTGCCATCATCATCTATAATTGTAATACAGGCTATGGGGGCATGACGAATGCTATATTGTCTTGGCCTGGATGGGATCCACTAGTTAGGTTATCTTATGGAGTGGTCTTGTTCCACATGTTGGTGATGTTTTACATAATGGGAACTATGCAGACAAACTTTATATTTACAAACACCGTATTTGCTATGCTCTGTGTAAATTTTGCTGTTGGAGCTTTCAGTGTATCAGCAGTGTTTGTTCTGATTGCAGAAATCCCTATATCAAAAGTAGTGTCACTTTGCTTCAAGCTAACTGGAACAGAAATTCGTAGCAAATGA